One genomic window of Lytechinus variegatus isolate NC3 chromosome 1, Lvar_3.0, whole genome shotgun sequence includes the following:
- the LOC121420994 gene encoding serine proteinase stubble-like — translation MNWKRTSGSYNFNEAFVLGETIQKGKHEETIKERSESLSSVEDDGPVANPRGLPTKAASIDFGVDDDVDGGKPLRNCFMGCFVVFVVLAMMTCVGILLYFILINTVFVDSDSRTLTGPLTVEGSLLLNETYHPDLADPESTAYREMENEFTSAMSGSFGNSSLADIYDRTRVERFEQGSIRIIFTVFLSSAPNDAVSEMEVIVDVQVTVGNGISSGFFDAFEILEDSLEFTSVNQQSQTTVRPPITAFVESTPETTAIHSVTSQVISSLSTLFSTPITSVGTVAPTTIPITTRGFSSQAPAFPTTKVITMSPQSITSSPPPSTSEVAATASTMIDDTTGTDHRTAQSFPTDSQTVGTNLANLTSVSPTTVNNLSIPPSTVDATITSPVIQSTTSSTEADHSTRTFNGTSTLTSLPVSSDTTSPSITRTVSSMLTTEATTATVSPTNSSLTTLTTASQRSTDPATQTTADGSTSSNTNTRSSSSTTSGMEANVTRQPKIHPALPDTCGAPSALNDSTTGGTARIVGGTLAPNGKWPWMGSLRSGRSHQCGAVLIHQEWAITAAHCVGFFDNIVLGDNDLAGTTDTSPYRVERNIQHFSNPDFNPVNDDGDIALVRLTEPVEFNDYVQPLCINTLTTEMTSFNNCFVSGWGTDDIDVQASMRYLMDANIQMFNRSICSQWYTDIHAITNQHICAGEENGRRDSCSGDSGGPLQCQDDQGIWYLLGVVSFGQGCGEERLPGVYTRISTQISFLQGILDTNLKS, via the exons TGGAAGCGAACTTCTGGAAGCTACAACTTCAACGAAGCCTTCGTGCTTGGCGAGACTATTCAAAAAGGAAAGCATGAGGAAACCATCAAAGAGAGGTCGGAGTCGTTGTCGAGTGTCGAGGACGATGGGCCCGTGGCCAACCCGAGGGGGTTACCTACCAAAGCCGCAAGCATCGACTTCGGAGTGGACGATGATGTCGACGGCGGGAAGCCACTGCGGAATTGTTTCATGGGATGCTTCGTCGTCTTTGTCGTGCTGGCCATGATGACCTGTGTGGGGATTCTTCTCTACTTTATTCTGATTAACACAG TATTCGTTGATAGTGACAGCCGGACCCTCACAG GTCCGTTGACAGTAGAAGGATCCTTACTCTTGAACGAGACTTATCATCCAGATTTGGCCGATCCAGAATCAACGGCTTACAGAgaaatggaaaatgaatttACTAGTGCG ATGAGTGGATCGTTTGGAAATAGTTCCCTAGCAGACATTTATGACAGGACGAGAGTTGAGCGCTTCGA ACAAGGAAGCATACGAATAATTTTCACAGTTTTTCTTTCCTCGGCACCGAATGATGCTGTCTCGGAAATGGAAGTCATTGTCGACGTGCAGGTCACAGTCGGCAATGGCATTTCTTCTGGCTTCTTCGACGCTTTTGAAATTTTAGAAGACTCCCTAGAATTTACATCTG TAAATCAACAAAGTCAGACGACTGTCAGGCCTCCGATAACGGCCTTCGTCGAATCGACGCCAGAAACAACTGCAATTCATTCTGTAACTAGTCAGGTCATATCGTCATTAAGTACATTGTTCTCAACACCCATAACATCTGTAGGAACAGTAGCACCAACAACTATACCGATCACAACTCGAGGTTTTTCCTCACAAGCACCAGCATTTCCAACTACCAAAGTAATTACAATGTCTCCCCAATCGATCACTTCATCCCCACCTCCCTCAACAAGCGAGGTAGCAGCCACAGCATCAACAATGATTGATGACACAACCGGCACGGATCATCGGACAGCTCAATCATTTCCAACTGATTCACAGACTGTAGGTACCAATTTAGCAAATCTGACTTCAGTATCACCCACGACCGTAAACAACTTAAGCATTCCACCGTCCACAGTCGATGCTACCATTACATCACCTGTGATTCAATCTACAACATCTTCAACGGAAGCAGACCATTCAACACGTACTTTTAATGGTACGTCAACGTTGACTTCACTTCCGGTATCATCAGACACTACCAGCCCTTCAATCACTAGGACAGTATCATCAATGTTAACAACAGAAGCTACAACAGCTACTGTATCTCCTACTAACAGTTCACTTACTACTCTGACAACAGCTTCCCAACGGTCAACCGATCCCGCCACACAAACGACCGCAGACGGCTCCACATCCTCAAATACAAACACGAGGTCATCGTCATCGACAACCTCAGGAATGGAAGCGAATGTTACAAGACAACCAAAGATTCATCCGGCTTTACCAG ATACGTGTGGTGCTCCATCAGCACTGAATGATAGCACTACCGGTGGTACAGCCCGAATCGTTGGTGGGACTCTAGCACCAAACGGGAAGTGGCCGTGGATGGGTTCGCTTCGGAGCGGAAGATCACACCAGTGTGGCGCCGTCTTGATACATCAAGAATGGGCCATTACGGCTGCTCATTGTGT AGGATTCTTTGATAACATCGTTCTTGGGGACAATGATCTCGCTGGCACCACAGACACCTCGCCATACCGGGTTGAGCGAAACATCCAACATTTTTCAAATCCAGACTTCAACCCCGTAAACGATGACGGTGACATTGCCCTAGTCCGCCTTACGGAACCCGTGGAGTTCAACGATTACGTCCAACCTCTCTGCATCAATACGTTGACGACGGAAATGACGTCATTCAATAACTGCTTCGTCAGCGGATGGGGCACTGATGACATCGATGTTC AAGCATCAATGAGATATCTAATGGACGCCAATATTCAGATGTTTAACAGGAGTATTTGTAGCCAGTGGTACACTGATATCCACGCCATTACTAATCAACATATATGTGCAGGAGAAGAAAACGGTCGTAGGGACTCTTGTTCG GGTGACAGCGGTGGCCCCCTTCAATGCCAGGATGACCAGGGAATATGGTACTTATTGGGTGTGGTCAGCTTTGGTCAGGGCTGTGGTGAGGAAAGACTGCCCGGTGTCTATACCAGGATATCTACGCAAATATCATTCCTTCAGGGCATATTAGACACaaatttaaaatcatga